The Spiroplasma apis B31 genomic sequence TGATATTAAAGCAAAACTAAACGTTTCATATTTGGATGCTTTACTTGGCAATACTATAAAAGTTGATAGTTTAGATGGTCAATTGGATGTGAAAATAGCAAAAGGATCAAAAAACTTTGATACACTAATTTTGAAAAATCACGGGTTATTCAAAGGTGTTAAATCATCAAGTCGTGGTAATTTGATTTTAGAAATCAACATTGTTATACCAAAAGAAGTTTCTAAAGAAGAAAAAGAACTTTTAGAAGATATCCAAAAAATATCTCAGTTCAAGTCTTCCAATAATATCAAAAATTAAAAATATATCCGTTATGGATATATTTTTTTAACTCTCTTAACAAACATTTATTTGGCACTATTAATTTATTTTATTTATAGAGTGGTTTTTTAAATCATTCAAAATTTTTGAGTAAATTTACTAAAGTTTATCCTATTTACTAATGGACTAAAATATAAATATGTATTGTATAATAATAAAAGGAGACAAAAACTATGGCAGATAAAATAAAAGTATTACAAATCAAACGTAATGAAATCAATGACGATAACGCAAATAAAAAAAGTTTTAATCCAGTCGAAGATGTTTGATACGATAACTCTGACAGTATTTCTATCTCCTTAGATTTTGATAAAACAATTGCTTTAAAGAAAAAAAAGGCAGAGCCTAAAATATCATTAGTGCAAAATGCAAACTCACATTTTTTGAAGAAAAATAAATCTAATAGCATTTATTTCAATAAAGATGATATTGAAGACAGAACATTTGAGTCACTTAATATTTTAGATCGAAGTATCAATAGTAGACCATCTAACCTACCTAATGAAATATTAAAATTAAGAGAACTAAGTTACCAAAAAGAACAGTTGCAAAAAGAAGAGTTACTTGAAAAATTAAATGTTAACTTAAATCAAGAAAGTATTGATAAAAATTATAATCTTACTTCTAGAGAATATGATAAATATGAAAACAAAGAGTTAAATAAAAACCATAGTCTGGAAAATCATCTCAATAATGAAAAATTATATTTACCTCGCTCAAAAAGTAATGATAGTACATTTGCCAACAAACATATACATAGAAATAAAAATGAAACAAAAGGTTTCTCCAGAATAGAAGATAAAGAAACACTTGAAAGAGAAGCAATGGGTGTTTTTGAAGAGGCACGTAAACTCAAAGAAGCTGAAGTTCAAATGATTGAAGCAATTAGGCATCAACAAGAAATAATAAATAAACAAAAAGAGTTACTTAATAAAAATCAGGAGTTGCTACAAAGACAAGAAAAAAAAGAACAAATACAGAGACAAAAAGAAGCATTATTAAGAAAAAAAGAAGAACTTTTAGAACAACAACGTTTGAGGGACTTCGAAGAAAAACGTCGTAAACAAGCTATGTTAGAACAAAAGCATAACCAAGATATAGAATTAAAAAAACAAAGAGTTTTGGAAAAACAATTAAGAAAAGAAAGCTTCAAAAAAGCTTTAAGAGATAAAGCAACAACAACTGAAATCGATCAATTTTTTGATATAGTAAATGATAAAAAGAAATCAATGACAATGGATTTAGTCAATAGTTTTTTAGCGCTCAAAAAAGGTCTACCTAAACCAGTAGTTAATAATCTAGATTACGATAATTCATTTAGCACAGATGATTTCAATAAAGCTGTTGAATCTCAAGACACTAACCCTAATAAAGAAAAACAAAAACAAGAGTTTTTTGACCAAACTGGGGAAACTACTCAATTAGTTAATAAGCTAGTTGTTGATGCTCAAAATATAAATAAAGCAACTCTTGACAAACCAAGTTTTGATGACTTTGAAGAATGGTTTGAAAGTGTTAAAAACAATAATAAATTATCAAGAAAAGAAAGAAAAAAATTAGCTAAAGGAATTAAAGGTAAATAAAATGAAGAAAAAAAAGGTCATAGTTGGTCTTAGTGGCGGAGTTGACTCGAGTGTCACAGCCGCTCTTTTGTTGGAACAAGGATATGATGTTGAAGGTTTGTTTATGCGTAACTGAGATAGTACCTTAAATAACGATGTTCTAGGAAATAAATTTGAGGGCGATATATGTCCCCAAGAACAAGATTATAATGATGCTAAGGCAGTTGCTGATAAATTGAAAATCAAAATTCACAGAGTTGATTTTATTAAAGAATATTGAGATTATGTTTTTGAGTATTTCGTCGATGAATATAAAAAAGGACGAACTCCAAATCCTGATATACTGTGTAATAAATATATTAAATTTGATAAGTTTCTCAATTATGCTCAAGTAGAATTAGAAGCAGATTATATTGCAATGGGTCATTATGCAGGTGTTAGAAAAAATAGTCACGGTCAATTTGAATTACTCCGCGGAAAAGACAATAATAAAGACCAGTCATATTTTTTGTGTCAACTAACACAAAAACAGTTAGAATCAACATTATTTCCTTTGTATAATTATAAAAAATCAGAAATTAGAGAGTTGGCATCGAAATACAATTTACCCACTGCTGAAAAAAGGGACTCAACAGGTATTTGTTTCATTGGAGAGCGAAATTTTACAAGTTTTTTACAAAACTATATTCCAAACCAACCTGGAGACATTGTTGATATAAAAGATAAAAAAGTTTTAGGTAAGCATATTGGTGTAATGTACTATACGATTGGTCAAAGAAAAGGATTAAACTTAGGTGGTCAAAAAGAACCGTATTACGTTGCAGGTAAGGATATAGATAATAAAATACTTTACGTTTCAAAATTGTCTGATGATGGATATTTAAAGTCGAAACAGTGTATTATAACTGATATGAATTTTATTGTTGATTACAAAAATTATTTTGAAGAAAAAACTTTCAACTGCACTGCTAAATTTAGGTATCGTCAACCAGATATATCAGTTACTGTTACTATTTTGGATGACAAAAAAATTAAACTGGATTATGAAGATGACGTTCGCGCTGTAACTGAAGGGCAAGAAGCAGTCTTATATTATGGCGATGTTTGTATTGGCGGCGGTGTTATTGATAAAGTTATAAGTTAAACAATAAAAATGATTTAAAGTAAGATAAAATTACTTTGTAGAATAAAGGGGTAAACACATGAATTATTCACCAAATTTATTTTCTTCAAGCATGATGACTTCAATCATTATTGGGGTAGTAGCTGTTATTATAATAGTTTTTGTTATTGTTTCATCGATAACAAGTAAAAAAGCGCAAAAAAAAGAGCAAGCAAATAGAAAAAGAGTAGTAAAAGATGAAATAAAATTCTATTTAGCAAAAACACAAAGTTTGAAAAATATCAAATTAGAATATGAAAAAGTATACGCAAGAAAAGGACCAGAGTATAAATATCGTGATGTATTTGATGTTGTTGTTCAAATGTATGAGCCAAAAACAAATAAATTAATGTATACAAGAGCATATGAAGTTGAGGGAATTACTACTAAAGCTAGTAAAAAATCATACACAACTTCATGACAAGTTAATACAGAATTGGATCTAGAAGATACAAAAAGACGTATTGCAATTGCTGAGAAAAAAATAAAACTTTCTAAAGAAGAAAGAAAATTAATGAAAATTGAAGACTCTAAAAAAGCAAAAGAACAAAAACTAAAAGAAAAAGAAGAAATGCAAGCTTTACGCGAAGAAAAAGCTAAACAACGTAAAGATAATACAAACAAAATTGATGATGTTGTGAAAGCAACTACAGTTAAGTTTGTGCCTAAAAGAAACAAATAACATATTTTCGTAATGAAAGTATGTTATTTTTCATTATCATTAACTATAGGAGGAAATTTTAATGCAATTAAAGGGCCTAGTAACAAAAGAAGATTTTAAAAGATATCTCACAACTTGTAATAAAGTTGCTTGAATTTATCATAGTTTGGAAAACTTTAATAGCTTTTTAAAACTTAAAAAAAATAAAGTTTATGAATGCTATTTGAATGATGAAATAAACAATGAAGATGATTTTGAGAATTCTAGTGGGTTTGATCCATTAAGTCTATATGAACACTTATTAAAAGGTGATAATCTGTCTGATGAAGAAATAGAACAAAGAGATTTGATTTTGAAAGAGATGGAAAGCATTAACGGACTAGAGTTATTGCCGATGGATGCTGAAACTATCATTGATGGTAATCAAATTGGTCAAGCTGCAAGAGAGTATTTCATTGAAAAACTATATAAAGAAAATATTGCAGAAAATACTTCTTATTCATACTTTGATTTTCAATCATTAGGATACAAAGATACAATCCAAAAAACAAGAGATTTATTAAATGACTCAAATTGTAAAATGCTTTTCGAACCTTCATTCGAGGCATGTGATGGCAATTTACGAGTAAGATGTGACATTTTGATCAACAAGGGAAACAATCGAGTCGAAATTATAGAGGTTAAAGCATCCTCAAAATGTAAAACAGAACATATTTTCGATTTATTTTATCAATATTATGTATTAACTCAAGCTGGTTATTTTGTTGACAAAGTAAGTTTATGTTTGATAAACAAAGACTATTATAGAGGTGTAGGATTAGTTGATAAAGAAGAGATTGATAAGAGTGTTGAAGAAGAAATTATTAGTTATGATGATAATATAAAGCCGATACTCGATAATATAGTTATGGATGAAAAATATGAGGAAGTAAGTGACATAGATTATGATTTACTTTTTAACATTGTGGACAGATTCTATGATAAGAAATATAAATCATCTTTTATAGAATTTTTTTGGAATTTTATTGATGAGACAGACGTTGAAGATTTGTTTTCTGAAATCTCAAACTCTTTTGAAAATGAGAAGATATTAGCAAATATCAAGTGTGGTAAATACAGTATAGACTACAAAAACGCTAACTTCAAAGAAAAAGAGGTCTATTGTCACCATGTTATTCGTTGAATTGACAAAAATAAAACAACTTTATTTGATATAACGCGCTTTAAACAAAAAGCTGCTGAAATCTTTTTCACCAAAAATGTAGTGTATATGGAAGATATTGAAGATCCATGAGACAAAAAATGGGTTGATTCAAAAGGAAAAAAATATTTTAATAACGTCATTTGCAGAATCATTAAAATGACAAATAAGTATGCTAAGACCAAAACAATAAATTCATTTGATATTATAGACCTAACAAGGTATGAGATACTTTTAGATTTATTAAGTCATTATTATGAATATCCGATTTATATGTATGACTTTGAAACCTCAAAATGAGCAATGCCTAATTTTAATGAATCAAAAACTTACCAACAAATTCCTTTTCAATATTCTATACATGTAATTTTGGATGATAAATTTGATTTTAAAAAACCTAATAAAACAATGAAACACTTTAATCATATTGAAGATTTTCAGAGAGACCCACGACCTAATTTTGTAAAAAAATTCATCAAAGACTCTTTTTCTTATGGTCCCGGTAAGTATGTAGCGTATAATAAACACTTTGAAAGAATGGTTTTAAAATCATTGATTTTCCAATATCCTAAATATTCTAAACCCTTAAAATATATTAGACAAAACACTATTGATTTATTAGACTTTTTTAATTTAAGGCAAGACAATTGACTAATTTATCATCCAGATTTCAAGGGAAGTTCTTCTATAAAAAGAACCCAACCAGTGCTAGATGATAAATTAAGTTATAAAGATTTGAGAATAAATAAAGGAGACAAAGCTAGCCAGGTTTTTAGACAATTTATCGATGGCTCTTTTAGTCAAGAAAAATGAGACAAACTTTTTAAACCAGATATGCTTGCTTATTGTGATAGAGACACATTAGCTATGGTAGTTGTTTTACAAAAAATTATAGAATATGTTAAAGACTACGATAAGGATTACCTATTAGAAATTGAAAAAATATTAGAGAAGAGGAGATTAAGTGAATAAATATCGAGTAATATTTTGTGGAACTCCAGAAATAGCTGTCAGTATTTTGAAAGGGCTAGAGACATTAAATATAGAAATTGTTGGTGTAATTACACAACCAGATAAACTTATTGGAAGAAAAAAAGAGTTATCTTTTTCTCCGGTTAAATCATATTCAATTGAAAAGGGTTATAAACTTCTACAGCCAGCAAAAGTAATAGATGTTTATGATGAAATAGTTGCCTTGAATGCGGATTATTTAATAACTTGCGCTTTTGGGCAATTTATTCCTTCAAAAGTTTTAGAATTATTTAAAAACTCCATTAACGTACATGCCTCATTATTGCCAAAATATAGAGGCGGAAGTCCAATTCAATATGCTATTATGAAAGGCGAAAAGAAAACCGGTATTTCCTTAATGAAAATGATAAAAAAAATGGATGCTGGTGAAGTCTATGTTCAAGAAGAAATTGAGATTGACTCAAATGATGATTCAGGAATACTATTCAACAAAATGGCTATATTAGGTAAAAAAATGATCGAAGAACATTTATTTAACATTTTAGAAGGCAAAATCAAAGGAATGGAACAAGATGAGAAAAAAGTTACATTTGCCTATAACTTAACAAATGAACAAGAGAAAATCAATTGAGATGATACATCCGAAAATATCTGCAATTTTATAAGAGCTTTAAGCCCTAAACCGATAGCATTTACATTCCTAGGTAATGAAAGGTTAAGAATTAAATCCGCGCGATTGTTAGATGAAAATGATATATTTCCAATGCCATTAAAAATTTTTCAACCAGGTGAAATAGCTTCAGTAAATAATAAGGGTATTGTAGTAGCTTCGAATAATGGATTTATCATAATTCTTGAACTACAAATAGCTGGTAAAAAAATGGTTGTGGCAAGTAGCTACAACCAACCTAATTCACCATTCAAAATGGGTTTAATTTTAGGTTAATATTTTAAAGTTTAATCTTTTTAGATATAATTAATGTAGATTTTGATATATGAGGAGATACTATGCAAGTAAATGATTTAAGACCAGGAAGCACGTTTTTATATGAAGGTAATATTTTTGTTGTTTTAGAAAATTCATTTTCTAAAACAGGAAGACAACAAGGTAAAGTAACTGTCAAGGTTAAAAACCTAAGATCAGGGGCTAGAGTTGAACTAACATTCACCGGTGGTGATAAAGTCGATAAAGCTATGATTGAAAAGAAAGATATGCAATTCCTTTACAATGATGGAACCAATTGTGTATTGATGGACACAGAAACTTATGACCAAGTTGAAATACCTTCTAAAAAATTAACTTGAGAGTTAAAATTCTTAACAGACGGAACAATGGTTAAATTAACAGAATATGAAGGAGAAGTGCTAGGTATTTCTATTCCTGAAAAACTAGAACTTACTATTATTGA encodes the following:
- the mnmA gene encoding tRNA 2-thiouridine(34) synthase MnmA yields the protein MKKKKVIVGLSGGVDSSVTAALLLEQGYDVEGLFMRNWDSTLNNDVLGNKFEGDICPQEQDYNDAKAVADKLKIKIHRVDFIKEYWDYVFEYFVDEYKKGRTPNPDILCNKYIKFDKFLNYAQVELEADYIAMGHYAGVRKNSHGQFELLRGKDNNKDQSYFLCQLTQKQLESTLFPLYNYKKSEIRELASKYNLPTAEKRDSTGICFIGERNFTSFLQNYIPNQPGDIVDIKDKKVLGKHIGVMYYTIGQRKGLNLGGQKEPYYVAGKDIDNKILYVSKLSDDGYLKSKQCIITDMNFIVDYKNYFEEKTFNCTAKFRYRQPDISVTVTILDDKKIKLDYEDDVRAVTEGQEAVLYYGDVCIGGGVIDKVIS
- a CDS encoding DUF2779 domain-containing protein → MQLKGLVTKEDFKRYLTTCNKVAWIYHSLENFNSFLKLKKNKVYECYLNDEINNEDDFENSSGFDPLSLYEHLLKGDNLSDEEIEQRDLILKEMESINGLELLPMDAETIIDGNQIGQAAREYFIEKLYKENIAENTSYSYFDFQSLGYKDTIQKTRDLLNDSNCKMLFEPSFEACDGNLRVRCDILINKGNNRVEIIEVKASSKCKTEHIFDLFYQYYVLTQAGYFVDKVSLCLINKDYYRGVGLVDKEEIDKSVEEEIISYDDNIKPILDNIVMDEKYEEVSDIDYDLLFNIVDRFYDKKYKSSFIEFFWNFIDETDVEDLFSEISNSFENEKILANIKCGKYSIDYKNANFKEKEVYCHHVIRWIDKNKTTLFDITRFKQKAAEIFFTKNVVYMEDIEDPWDKKWVDSKGKKYFNNVICRIIKMTNKYAKTKTINSFDIIDLTRYEILLDLLSHYYEYPIYMYDFETSKWAMPNFNESKTYQQIPFQYSIHVILDDKFDFKKPNKTMKHFNHIEDFQRDPRPNFVKKFIKDSFSYGPGKYVAYNKHFERMVLKSLIFQYPKYSKPLKYIRQNTIDLLDFFNLRQDNWLIYHPDFKGSSSIKRTQPVLDDKLSYKDLRINKGDKASQVFRQFIDGSFSQEKWDKLFKPDMLAYCDRDTLAMVVVLQKIIEYVKDYDKDYLLEIEKILEKRRLSE
- the fmt gene encoding methionyl-tRNA formyltransferase; the protein is MNKYRVIFCGTPEIAVSILKGLETLNIEIVGVITQPDKLIGRKKELSFSPVKSYSIEKGYKLLQPAKVIDVYDEIVALNADYLITCAFGQFIPSKVLELFKNSINVHASLLPKYRGGSPIQYAIMKGEKKTGISLMKMIKKMDAGEVYVQEEIEIDSNDDSGILFNKMAILGKKMIEEHLFNILEGKIKGMEQDEKKVTFAYNLTNEQEKINWDDTSENICNFIRALSPKPIAFTFLGNERLRIKSARLLDENDIFPMPLKIFQPGEIASVNNKGIVVASNNGFIIILELQIAGKKMVVASSYNQPNSPFKMGLILG
- the efp gene encoding elongation factor P; protein product: MQVNDLRPGSTFLYEGNIFVVLENSFSKTGRQQGKVTVKVKNLRSGARVELTFTGGDKVDKAMIEKKDMQFLYNDGTNCVLMDTETYDQVEIPSKKLTWELKFLTDGTMVKLTEYEGEVLGISIPEKLELTIIEAEPAVKGDTTSGAQKKAKLETGLEIQVPLFIKNGEKIIVNTNDGKYSGRAN